The window GTACAGTAGCTAAGAAGgcgatgaaaaagaagaaaaattgacGGCGCATTCAAGTGAACAGAACCGTGGAGACCGATCGATAGCAGCCCAGGAAAGTCCTGCTGGTTTGTGTCAGCGTGTCTCTCTGTCGTCTTCCCTCTCAAACGTCAAAGGCTGGAGATAAAAatcgctctctcctccttccctcctcacagTTCAGACAATATCATCACAACCATACCCAGGtataaaaacacattcctcAAGTCTTCCGTTTCTTCCTCCAGGCTTTCTCATGCCGCCAATCCCAAAGTGCACATGAAGTCTCTGAGGACTGATACTGCGGTGGGATTTAAAGTCAAATTTCCTCCAGCATGTGTatcaaagagcagcagcagcagcatgctgACGTCTCCTGTGTTCGCAGCAGTGGTCTCGCACTGTTTTCCAAGAAAGTAGGGGAGCAAAGGAGAGAGGGGCAAGTAAGAATGTTCATCCCTGCGTCTCTTCCTCCGTTATGGCTATCATCTGTCACTTTCTGAGGGATAACAGAAGAGTAAGAACGCGATGTGAACAGAAGGCAGATGTGGGTTGTTTTCGGGTGAAGGGTCACCACTCGTTTTCGACCAACCCGGGCTGATTCTCTCACAAGTGTtgagaaacagagagcaaaGAAGACAGCATACAACAAAGTGGCTTCTGATTTCTCCCCCCTTCACTCTTTGAAAGCAGCATCAAGTGAATTTATATTGTCTAGACTGATTCACGCTTCAATAACAATGGTCATGCAGGATCGGTTGAACAGCCACTGCAGACTAACAGGACAACCAGCTGAACAACAGGTGGGAAGGTGGGGGGGTGGCCAGGTGTGCAAGGTCATGCTGGCAGCACAGGCACGGACACAAGTACAACAAGAGCGTGGAGACATCAGCAGTTTGGGCACCAATGAGCTCGCTCATCACACTGTGCTGTGTTTGAAGGAGCGCGTCCTACTTCTACAACTTCTATGTACATCAACTCCCGTGGTTGTTCCCTCTCGATGTGTGGTTAGAGTCTTTCTTCCCCTCGGTTATTTTGAGGAGACCAACTAGAATTGCTGCTCGAGAGCTGATAAGACTCTTGAGGTGAAATTCCAATTTGCTCCGGAGAAGTGAAGGAATCGTGACAGTTTGCTCTGGTTTTAATGGTTAACTGGGGTCTGTGGTGGTGACAGGTTTTTTGGCAGCGATGCGTCTGGTTTACGGCGGTGACAGTGGGGGTTTGTGGCAGGCAGTTAGTAGTGATTCGCCGTGGTTACTGTGGCAAATCGGTGACGGGTCTCTTCTGTTTGAGGGTGTCGATGAGAGACAGCACACCCCTCTTCACGCTGGTTGAAACCCGACGGGACACAGAGTCGCCAGGAGGCGATGAGCCGCAGGCCTTCTGGGAGGGAGGTCGAGCGACCAGACACTTCTGGTACCgcagctgagagagagggagaaacaggaaGGGCAGGAGAGAGACATGAAGAGTTACAGCtgctgtgtatatgtctgtgagagagagaaagagagagagagagagagagagagagagagagagaagagaagagaaggctGGACTGGTGCAGGCTGCTAGCTGTGATCAATAGTACTGACTGATGATTCTTGTCACTGTGAATCAGTtttactgtgcgtgtgtgtgtgtgtgtgtttatttgtgtgtgtgtgtgtgcgcttgtgtgcaTATATCCAGAGTTCTGATGTGTGATCAATAGCCCAGCGAGCAGTCGACTAATCTTGTGactcacacacagcagagacaagGAAGATGAGTAACCTCCACTGTCCGTAGCGTTTCCGCCTCATTGCAGAAACACCAGTGTTTATGGAAATAATGATAAGATAAAAACACTTAAGGTTTTTCTTACAGTGGTCAGTGATTCAATGTTCACTGTCCTCCCTTTTCCTGCAATGCAGTAATCGACAATCTAAAGCACATAACTTTAAACAGAAAGTCACCAGTAGATAACTTTCAAGGACGTGGCTGAACACATATTTTAACTTCACTTCTCTCGATTGGATTTTTTACAATAACACACCAGTGCTTTGACAGAGGGTCCCTTTGCAACttgaatataataaataatataacaaACACCcatctgactgactgaaaaaaCTAAACCGAACAGGCAAGGACATTCACTTACTTCATATTGTAACTATCCCGGTAGGAGTTGGCTCGGTGTATTCGAGTCATGTTTTCTCGCTCTGAGACTTACCATACAAGCCGCCTGTACAGCCTCGGACACACACCCGGCATTGGGCTCACACCAGAACACGTGACAGTCAAAATGATGCCCGCCTGCGTCCATGACGAAGGCGAAGGAGTGCACATCGTGCCCGACGCCCATGAAGGAAAGGAAGCGCACACGACACTCCACCAGCACTTCTTTTTCATCCTGGTCAGAAACATTGTGAGAAATTAGCCACAATGTCACAGACGTGTAGAGATCATGCAATAATCacttacatttatttgtacatCGTTTTACAAACTTTTCCTCTACAACATGGGGGAAACAAAGGTAAAAGTATTCAAATAGttgcacacattcatgcaggAAAGCCGCCCAGAAAAACTGCAGCCTCCTCATAGACAGGTCCGCTGGAGCACTAGAGCTTTAAGTTCCTTGCTGTTAAAGCTGAAATCCATAAC is drawn from Scophthalmus maximus strain ysfricsl-2021 chromosome 8, ASM2237912v1, whole genome shotgun sequence and contains these coding sequences:
- the apbb2b gene encoding amyloid beta precursor protein binding family B member 2 isoform X11; amino-acid sequence: MTERKNAKAMAGGSLQDRMQAGLDLPLQAEFPTPKTELVQKFQVLYLGMMPVARPIGMDILNGAIDSLVGSSNRDDWTPVALNVADATVTISKDKDEKEVLVECRVRFLSFMGVGHDVHSFAFVMDAGGHHFDCHVFWCEPNAGCVSEAVQAACMLRYQKCLVARPPSQKACGSSPPGDSVSRRVSTSVKRGVLSLIDTLKQKRPVTDLPQ